The genomic window GTCGGCCCGGAGTTGGCGGTAAAGGGCGTCGGAGATCCTGCGCTTGAGGCAGCGCATCGCCTCGGCACGGGTCTTGCCGGCGGCGATCTTGCGCAGGTAGTAGGCCCGGCCGGGAGTGTCGAGCCGGATCTGGGTCGTCGCCGCGATGTGGATCATGTGGTTCATCTTCCGGTTCCCGGCCCGGGAGAGCCGGTGCCGGACGATCTCGCCGGAGGAGGCCTCAATCGGCGCGGTCCCGGTCCAGGACGCGAACCTGTTCCGGTCGGCAAACCGCGCAACGTCACCGACGTCGGCCAAGACGCGGGCCGCGACCACCGGCCCGACACCTCGTAGTTCCATCAACCTCGATCCGCGGGCGCTCACCATCACCTTGAGCTCCTTGGTGATCGCCTTGATCTTCTTGTCGACCGTGAACAGGTCGGTCAGCTGCTCGACCGCGAGCCGGCGCCGGGTCTTGCCAGCGAGGTCGCCGGGCCGCACCGAGCCCAGAATTGCCTTGGCCTGCAACGCGGTCAGGTCCTTCTTCCCCTTCCCGGGGATGAGCTCGCAGAGCAGTCGCTGGAGCCGGTTGACGGTCTGGACCCGCTGCCTGGTCAGCTCCTCACGTCGGTCGGCCAGCATCCGCAGCGCCTCGAGCTCGACGTCGTAGGACAGGACTCGTAGCCCCTTGGTGCGGACCGCGACAACAGCGACCGCGTGCGCGTCGTGGGCGTCGGTCTTGTGGCCGGTGTCGAACAACCGAGCCCTGGCCGACAGCTTCGCCGGGACGTCGACGACGTGCTCGCCGTCGGCGAGGAGCCGCTGCGCCAGTGGTCGGCCGGCGCCGTTGCTGCCCTCGATCGCCCACTCCCGCCCGGGCCAGGCGTGCACATGTTTGCGCATCGCCGCGTAGCCGGCCTTGTCCGTGGTGAACCGCCCGGTTGCCAGCACAGTCTCTCGGTCGTCGACGACCT from Ornithinimicrobium cryptoxanthini includes these protein-coding regions:
- a CDS encoding IS110 family transposase, encoding MAKVFIGVDPHKLSATIEVVDDRETVLATGRFTTDKAGYAAMRKHVHAWPGREWAIEGSNGAGRPLAQRLLADGEHVVDVPAKLSARARLFDTGHKTDAHDAHAVAVVAVRTKGLRVLSYDVELEALRMLADRREELTRQRVQTVNRLQRLLCELIPGKGKKDLTALQAKAILGSVRPGDLAGKTRRRLAVEQLTDLFTVDKKIKAITKELKVMVSARGSRLMELRGVGPVVAARVLADVGDVARFADRNRFASWTGTAPIEASSGEIVRHRLSRAGNRKMNHMIHIAATTQIRLDTPGRAYYLRKIAAGKTRAEAMRCLKRRISDALYRQLRADADSGRDEQVDAGPGGHRGASHESSAAGSHPHTGTSDQPLPGPAPTTLPAPGPARKANTVRHLEPAS